One region of Colius striatus isolate bColStr4 chromosome 26, bColStr4.1.hap1, whole genome shotgun sequence genomic DNA includes:
- the LOC133627935 gene encoding uncharacterized protein LOC133627935: MWGNNVGSWARSQWQPGGHEESVGSRARDVVLPLCSARAGEASAGVLGPVLGSPAAERQGSAAERPKVLVWDEGGSPGPGCPGRVWRLLLRRFPTPAGHTPVPPDLVKTSLSRHQCEAMGRAMTRGHRGRQTEGDGDVKTWGAGTWGYGRQGHGGGLEDTGGWMDGHQDTWDRGTWEWMDTGATGTWGSGALAWSHQRCVGTRPDVNSRQGCGRGMSLGRGLGTCCDTCASATQPWGNWHGQSWPLWLFLPGPAGTLISILCQGVGAGDRVGRGRGQPCAAQRAQRPVGLGGLVLYWDRLGQKAVAQPFLCHGTAAPRHGYCCPTHSTALAALAVRAKLCRASCPPHAPRSPPSAPLCVSTLPTAGAGGTHRGTLVVCCRGPPQPRASMWPLFSTSPWCPCSHLL; the protein is encoded by the coding sequence ATGTGGGGCAACAatgtgggctcgtgggcaaggagccagtggcagcctggggggcatgaagagagtgtgggcagcagggccagggacgttgtgctgcccctctgctctgccagagctggggaggcctcagctggagtcctggggccagtgctgggctccccagctgcagagagacagggaagtgctgcagagaggcccaAGGTGCTGGtgtgggatgagggagggagccctggcccaggctgcccagggagggtgtggaggctccttctcaggaggttcccgaccccagctggacacactcctgtgccccctgatctagTGAAAACCTCCCTCTCCAGGCACCAGTGTGAAGCCATGGGGAGAGCAATGACACGGGGGCACAGGGGCAGACAGACAGAAGGAGATGGGGATGTGAAGACATGGGGTGCTGGGACATGGGGATATGGGAGACAGGGACATGGGGGAGGGCTGGAGGACACAgggggatggatggatggacatCAGGACACGTGGGACAGGGGGACATGGGAATGGATGGACACAGGGGCCACGGGAACATGGGGATCTGGGGCACTGGCATGGAGCCACCAACGCTGCGTGGGGACACGTCCTGATGTAAAtagcaggcagggctgtggccgTGGTATGTCACtgggcagagggctgggcaCATGCTGTGACACGTGTGCCAGTGCCACGcagccctggggcaactggCACGGCCAGAGCTGGCCACTGTGGCTATTTTTACCTGGTCCTGCTGGCACCCTCATCTCCATCCTCTGCCAAGGGGtaggggctggggacagggtgggcagaggcagagggcagccctgtgctgcacagagGGCACAGCGACCTGTTGGCCTGGGTGGGTTGGTTCTGTACTGGGACAGACTGGGGCAAAAAGCTGTGGCACAGCCATTCCTGTGCCATGGCACGGCTGCCCCACGACATGGCTACTGCTgccccacacacagcacagctctggctgctctggCTGTCCGTGCCAAGCTGTGCCGTGCCAGTTGCCCACCCCATGCCCCCCGTTCCCCACCCTCGGCCCCGCTGTGCGTCAGCACCCTCCCcacggcgggggcgggggggacaCACAGAGGGACCCTTGTTGTGTGCTGCCGTGGCCCCCCCCAGCCTCGTGCCTCAATGTGGCCCTTGTTCAGCACCAGCCCTTGGTGTCCCTGCTCCCATTTACTCTGA
- the NR4A1 gene encoding nuclear receptor subfamily 4immunitygroup A member 1 isoform X3 has protein sequence MGTGHSVTGDTGEPREYRHRGGTGDGHCGDCQHREMPCIQAQYGTAGSGPCERCPAELLSPESGRFPMEVAGADLAAAPALPSFSTFMEGYAGEFDAFLYQLPAGSQPTTAAFKLEDFQVYGCYPGAFSGQPDESLSSSGSDCYGSPCSVPSPATPGFQPPQAPCWEGSFGAYSPSPNYDAGRPWAEPAKGGGSQPPFFAFAPPAPSPTGSPGSLKGQPGPSPRLDPRLLDTDTFALAQGSPGGFAGLPLAPSSPLLEGPALAPTKARSPGAGEGRCAVCGDNASCQHYGVRTCEGCKGFFKRTVQKNAKYICLANKDCPVDKRRRNRCQFCRFQKCLAVGMVKEVVRTDSLKGRRGRLPSKPKQPPDASPVSLITSLVRAHIDSIPSATKLDYSKFQESVPCQFEKEDSVDVQQFYDLLTGSMDVIRKWAEKIQGFTELPKEDQDLLLESAFLELFILRLAYRSKPEEGKLIFCNGVVLHRLQCVRGFGEWIDAILEFSQSLHRMSVDVPSFSCLAALVIITDRHGLKEPKRVEELQNRIVGCLKDHVAAAGTEPGRPGCLSKLLGKLPELRSLCTQGLQRIFYLKLEDLVPPPPIVDKIFMDTLPF, from the exons ATGGGCACTGGGCATAGCGTCACCGGGGATACGGGAGAGCCCCGGGAATACCGGCACCGAGGGGGCACCGGGGATGGGCACTGCGGGGATTGCCAGCACCGGG AGATGCCCTGCATCCAGGCGCAGTACGGCACGGCGGGCTCCGGCCCCTGCGAGCGCTGCCCGGCCGAGCTGCTGAGCCCCGAGAGCGGCCGCTTCCCCATGGAGGTGGCAGGAGCAGATTTGGCAGCTGCCCCGGCCTTGCCCAGCTTCAGCACCTTCATGGAGGGCTACGCCGGCGAGTTCGACGCCTTCCTGTACCAGCTGCCGGCCGGCAGCCAGCCCACCACCGCCGCCTTCAAGCTGGAGGACTTCCAGGTGTACGGCTGCTACCCCGGCGCCTTCAGCGGGCAGCCGGACGAGAGCCTCTCCTCCAGCGGCTCAGACTGTTACGGCAGCCCCTGCTCCGTGCCCTCCCCCGCCACGCCGGGCTTCCAGCCGCCCCAGGCCCCGTGCTGGGAGGGCTCCTTCGGGGCGTACTCGCCGTCGCCGAACTACGATGCCGGGCGGCCCTGGGCTGAGCCGGCCAAGGGCGGTGGGTCACAGCCCCCCTTCTTCGCCTTCGCCCCCCCGGCACCCAGCCCCACCGGGTCCCCTGGGTCTCTGAAGGGGCAGCCAGGCCCCTCGCCCCGCCTTGACCCACGGCTACTGGACACAGACACCTTTGCCCTGGCCCAGGGCTCCCCGGGGGGCTTCGCCGGGCTGCCCCTGGCCCCCTCCTCACCGCTGCTGGAGGGGCCGGCGCTGGCCCCCACCAAGGCTCGCAGCCCCGGGGCGGGCGAGGGCCGCTGCGCCGTCTGCGGGGACAACGCCTCGTGCCAGCACTACGGAGTGCGCACCTGCGAGGGCTGCAAGGGCTTCTTCAAg CGCACGGTGCAGAAGAACGCCAAGTACATCTGCTTGGCCAACAAGGACTGTCCCGTGGACAAGCGGCGGAGGAACCGCTGCCAGTTCTGCCGCTTCCAGAAGTGCCTGGCCGTCGGCATGGTCAAAGAAG TGGTCCGGACCGACAGCCTGAAGGGCCGGCGGGGTCGGTTGCCCTCCAAGCCCAAGCAGCCGCCGGACGCGTCGCCCGTCAGCCTCATCACGTCCCTGGTGCGGGCTCACATCGACTCCATCCCCAGCGCCACCAAACTCGACTACTCCAAG TTCCAGGAGTCGGTGCCGTGCCAGTTCGAGAAGGAAGACTCGGTGGACGTGCAGCAGTTTTACGACCTGCTCACCGGCTCCATGGACGTCATCCGCAAGTGGGCTGAGAAGATCCAGGGCTTCACTGAGCTGCCCAAGGAGGACCAGGACCTGCTGCTGGAATCAGCCTTCCTCGAGCTCTTCATCCTGCGCCTGGCGTACCG CTCCAAACCGGAGGAAGGGAAACTCATCTTCTGCAACGGGGTGGTGCTGCACCGTCTGCAGTGCGTGCGGGGCTTCGGCGAGTGGATCGACGCCATCCTCGAGTTCTCCCAGAGCCTGCACCGCATGAGCGTGGATGTCCCCTCCTTCTCCTGCCTCGCCGCCCTTGTCATCATCACAG ACCGCCACGGGCTGAAGGAGCCGAAGCGGGTGGAGGAGCTGCAGAACCGCATCGTGGGCTGCCTCAAGGACCACGTGGCAGCGGCAGGGACCGAGCCCGGCCGCCCCGGCTGCCTCTCCAAGCTCTTGGGCAAACTGCCCGAGCTGCGCAGCCTCTGCACCCAGGGCCTCCAGCGCATCTTCTACCTGAAGCTCGAGGACCTGGTGCCTCCACCACCCATCGTCGACAAGATCTTCATGGACACGCTGCCCTTCTGA
- the NR4A1 gene encoding nuclear receptor subfamily 4immunitygroup A member 1 isoform X2, with protein MPCIQAQYGTAGSGPCERCPAELLSPESGRFPMEVAGADLAAAPALPSFSTFMEGYAGEFDAFLYQLPAGSQPTTAAFKLEDFQVYGCYPGAFSGQPDESLSSSGSDCYGSPCSVPSPATPGFQPPQAPCWEGSFGAYSPSPNYDAGRPWAEPAKGGGSQPPFFAFAPPAPSPTGSPGSLKGQPGPSPRLDPRLLDTDTFALAQGSPGGFAGLPLAPSSPLLEGPALAPTKARSPGAGEGRCAVCGDNASCQHYGVRTCEGCKGFFKRTVQKNAKYICLANKDCPVDKRRRNRCQFCRFQKCLAVGMVKEVVRTDSLKGRRGRLPSKPKQPPDASPVSLITSLVRAHIDSIPSATKLDYSKFQESVPCQFEKEDSVDVQQFYDLLTGSMDVIRKWAEKIQGFTELPKEDQDLLLESAFLELFILRLAYRSKPEEGKLIFCNGVVLHRLQCVRGFGEWIDAILEFSQSLHRMSVDVPSFSCLAALVIITGETPPPYPCPCPSAHPLPDPAAVTVASRLRRPLLPRPLDRHGLKEPKRVEELQNRIVGCLKDHVAAAGTEPGRPGCLSKLLGKLPELRSLCTQGLQRIFYLKLEDLVPPPPIVDKIFMDTLPF; from the exons ATGCCCTGCATCCAGGCGCAGTACGGCACGGCGGGCTCCGGCCCCTGCGAGCGCTGCCCGGCCGAGCTGCTGAGCCCCGAGAGCGGCCGCTTCCCCATGGAGGTGGCAGGAGCAGATTTGGCAGCTGCCCCGGCCTTGCCCAGCTTCAGCACCTTCATGGAGGGCTACGCCGGCGAGTTCGACGCCTTCCTGTACCAGCTGCCGGCCGGCAGCCAGCCCACCACCGCCGCCTTCAAGCTGGAGGACTTCCAGGTGTACGGCTGCTACCCCGGCGCCTTCAGCGGGCAGCCGGACGAGAGCCTCTCCTCCAGCGGCTCAGACTGTTACGGCAGCCCCTGCTCCGTGCCCTCCCCCGCCACGCCGGGCTTCCAGCCGCCCCAGGCCCCGTGCTGGGAGGGCTCCTTCGGGGCGTACTCGCCGTCGCCGAACTACGATGCCGGGCGGCCCTGGGCTGAGCCGGCCAAGGGCGGTGGGTCACAGCCCCCCTTCTTCGCCTTCGCCCCCCCGGCACCCAGCCCCACCGGGTCCCCTGGGTCTCTGAAGGGGCAGCCAGGCCCCTCGCCCCGCCTTGACCCACGGCTACTGGACACAGACACCTTTGCCCTGGCCCAGGGCTCCCCGGGGGGCTTCGCCGGGCTGCCCCTGGCCCCCTCCTCACCGCTGCTGGAGGGGCCGGCGCTGGCCCCCACCAAGGCTCGCAGCCCCGGGGCGGGCGAGGGCCGCTGCGCCGTCTGCGGGGACAACGCCTCGTGCCAGCACTACGGAGTGCGCACCTGCGAGGGCTGCAAGGGCTTCTTCAAg CGCACGGTGCAGAAGAACGCCAAGTACATCTGCTTGGCCAACAAGGACTGTCCCGTGGACAAGCGGCGGAGGAACCGCTGCCAGTTCTGCCGCTTCCAGAAGTGCCTGGCCGTCGGCATGGTCAAAGAAG TGGTCCGGACCGACAGCCTGAAGGGCCGGCGGGGTCGGTTGCCCTCCAAGCCCAAGCAGCCGCCGGACGCGTCGCCCGTCAGCCTCATCACGTCCCTGGTGCGGGCTCACATCGACTCCATCCCCAGCGCCACCAAACTCGACTACTCCAAG TTCCAGGAGTCGGTGCCGTGCCAGTTCGAGAAGGAAGACTCGGTGGACGTGCAGCAGTTTTACGACCTGCTCACCGGCTCCATGGACGTCATCCGCAAGTGGGCTGAGAAGATCCAGGGCTTCACTGAGCTGCCCAAGGAGGACCAGGACCTGCTGCTGGAATCAGCCTTCCTCGAGCTCTTCATCCTGCGCCTGGCGTACCG CTCCAAACCGGAGGAAGGGAAACTCATCTTCTGCAACGGGGTGGTGCTGCACCGTCTGCAGTGCGTGCGGGGCTTCGGCGAGTGGATCGACGCCATCCTCGAGTTCTCCCAGAGCCTGCACCGCATGAGCGTGGATGTCCCCTCCTTCTCCTGCCTCGCCGCCCTTGTCATCATCACAGGTGAGACTCCTCCCCCCTacccctgtccctgcccctctgcccaTCCCCTTCCCGACCCTGCGGCCGTCACCGTGGCCTCACGCCTCCGCCGACCCCTCCTCCCTCGTCCCTTAGACCGCCACGGGCTGAAGGAGCCGAAGCGGGTGGAGGAGCTGCAGAACCGCATCGTGGGCTGCCTCAAGGACCACGTGGCAGCGGCAGGGACCGAGCCCGGCCGCCCCGGCTGCCTCTCCAAGCTCTTGGGCAAACTGCCCGAGCTGCGCAGCCTCTGCACCCAGGGCCTCCAGCGCATCTTCTACCTGAAGCTCGAGGACCTGGTGCCTCCACCACCCATCGTCGACAAGATCTTCATGGACACGCTGCCCTTCTGA
- the NR4A1 gene encoding nuclear receptor subfamily 4immunitygroup A member 1 isoform X1: MGTGHSVTGDTGEPREYRHRGGTGDGHCGDCQHREMPCIQAQYGTAGSGPCERCPAELLSPESGRFPMEVAGADLAAAPALPSFSTFMEGYAGEFDAFLYQLPAGSQPTTAAFKLEDFQVYGCYPGAFSGQPDESLSSSGSDCYGSPCSVPSPATPGFQPPQAPCWEGSFGAYSPSPNYDAGRPWAEPAKGGGSQPPFFAFAPPAPSPTGSPGSLKGQPGPSPRLDPRLLDTDTFALAQGSPGGFAGLPLAPSSPLLEGPALAPTKARSPGAGEGRCAVCGDNASCQHYGVRTCEGCKGFFKRTVQKNAKYICLANKDCPVDKRRRNRCQFCRFQKCLAVGMVKEVVRTDSLKGRRGRLPSKPKQPPDASPVSLITSLVRAHIDSIPSATKLDYSKFQESVPCQFEKEDSVDVQQFYDLLTGSMDVIRKWAEKIQGFTELPKEDQDLLLESAFLELFILRLAYRSKPEEGKLIFCNGVVLHRLQCVRGFGEWIDAILEFSQSLHRMSVDVPSFSCLAALVIITGETPPPYPCPCPSAHPLPDPAAVTVASRLRRPLLPRPLDRHGLKEPKRVEELQNRIVGCLKDHVAAAGTEPGRPGCLSKLLGKLPELRSLCTQGLQRIFYLKLEDLVPPPPIVDKIFMDTLPF, translated from the exons ATGGGCACTGGGCATAGCGTCACCGGGGATACGGGAGAGCCCCGGGAATACCGGCACCGAGGGGGCACCGGGGATGGGCACTGCGGGGATTGCCAGCACCGGG AGATGCCCTGCATCCAGGCGCAGTACGGCACGGCGGGCTCCGGCCCCTGCGAGCGCTGCCCGGCCGAGCTGCTGAGCCCCGAGAGCGGCCGCTTCCCCATGGAGGTGGCAGGAGCAGATTTGGCAGCTGCCCCGGCCTTGCCCAGCTTCAGCACCTTCATGGAGGGCTACGCCGGCGAGTTCGACGCCTTCCTGTACCAGCTGCCGGCCGGCAGCCAGCCCACCACCGCCGCCTTCAAGCTGGAGGACTTCCAGGTGTACGGCTGCTACCCCGGCGCCTTCAGCGGGCAGCCGGACGAGAGCCTCTCCTCCAGCGGCTCAGACTGTTACGGCAGCCCCTGCTCCGTGCCCTCCCCCGCCACGCCGGGCTTCCAGCCGCCCCAGGCCCCGTGCTGGGAGGGCTCCTTCGGGGCGTACTCGCCGTCGCCGAACTACGATGCCGGGCGGCCCTGGGCTGAGCCGGCCAAGGGCGGTGGGTCACAGCCCCCCTTCTTCGCCTTCGCCCCCCCGGCACCCAGCCCCACCGGGTCCCCTGGGTCTCTGAAGGGGCAGCCAGGCCCCTCGCCCCGCCTTGACCCACGGCTACTGGACACAGACACCTTTGCCCTGGCCCAGGGCTCCCCGGGGGGCTTCGCCGGGCTGCCCCTGGCCCCCTCCTCACCGCTGCTGGAGGGGCCGGCGCTGGCCCCCACCAAGGCTCGCAGCCCCGGGGCGGGCGAGGGCCGCTGCGCCGTCTGCGGGGACAACGCCTCGTGCCAGCACTACGGAGTGCGCACCTGCGAGGGCTGCAAGGGCTTCTTCAAg CGCACGGTGCAGAAGAACGCCAAGTACATCTGCTTGGCCAACAAGGACTGTCCCGTGGACAAGCGGCGGAGGAACCGCTGCCAGTTCTGCCGCTTCCAGAAGTGCCTGGCCGTCGGCATGGTCAAAGAAG TGGTCCGGACCGACAGCCTGAAGGGCCGGCGGGGTCGGTTGCCCTCCAAGCCCAAGCAGCCGCCGGACGCGTCGCCCGTCAGCCTCATCACGTCCCTGGTGCGGGCTCACATCGACTCCATCCCCAGCGCCACCAAACTCGACTACTCCAAG TTCCAGGAGTCGGTGCCGTGCCAGTTCGAGAAGGAAGACTCGGTGGACGTGCAGCAGTTTTACGACCTGCTCACCGGCTCCATGGACGTCATCCGCAAGTGGGCTGAGAAGATCCAGGGCTTCACTGAGCTGCCCAAGGAGGACCAGGACCTGCTGCTGGAATCAGCCTTCCTCGAGCTCTTCATCCTGCGCCTGGCGTACCG CTCCAAACCGGAGGAAGGGAAACTCATCTTCTGCAACGGGGTGGTGCTGCACCGTCTGCAGTGCGTGCGGGGCTTCGGCGAGTGGATCGACGCCATCCTCGAGTTCTCCCAGAGCCTGCACCGCATGAGCGTGGATGTCCCCTCCTTCTCCTGCCTCGCCGCCCTTGTCATCATCACAGGTGAGACTCCTCCCCCCTacccctgtccctgcccctctgcccaTCCCCTTCCCGACCCTGCGGCCGTCACCGTGGCCTCACGCCTCCGCCGACCCCTCCTCCCTCGTCCCTTAGACCGCCACGGGCTGAAGGAGCCGAAGCGGGTGGAGGAGCTGCAGAACCGCATCGTGGGCTGCCTCAAGGACCACGTGGCAGCGGCAGGGACCGAGCCCGGCCGCCCCGGCTGCCTCTCCAAGCTCTTGGGCAAACTGCCCGAGCTGCGCAGCCTCTGCACCCAGGGCCTCCAGCGCATCTTCTACCTGAAGCTCGAGGACCTGGTGCCTCCACCACCCATCGTCGACAAGATCTTCATGGACACGCTGCCCTTCTGA